A window from Cumulibacter manganitolerans encodes these proteins:
- the mscL gene encoding large conductance mechanosensitive channel protein MscL: MKGFKDFLFRGNIIDLAVAVVIGGAFNKLVEVFTASFLTPLINLIGGGKVGGKFTVAGQEFTYGAFISQLISFVITAAVIYFVVVLPMRKITERRKAGVLEEDAPTQEQLLTEIRDLLAAPRA; this comes from the coding sequence ATGAAGGGCTTCAAGGACTTCCTGTTCCGCGGAAACATCATCGACCTCGCGGTCGCGGTGGTCATCGGCGGCGCGTTCAACAAGCTCGTCGAGGTCTTCACCGCCTCGTTCCTGACCCCGCTGATCAACCTCATCGGGGGCGGCAAGGTCGGCGGCAAGTTCACCGTGGCGGGCCAGGAATTCACCTACGGCGCCTTCATCTCGCAGCTGATCTCCTTCGTGATCACCGCCGCAGTGATCTACTTCGTGGTCGTGCTGCCGATGCGCAAGATCACCGAGCGGCGCAAGGCCGGCGTCCTGGAGGAGGACGCCCCGACCCAGGAGCAGCTGCTCACCGAGATCCGCGACCTGCTGGCGGCCCCGCGCGCCTGA